One window of Anaerolineae bacterium genomic DNA carries:
- a CDS encoding Carboxynorspermidine dehydrogenase, with product MKVLLVGVGGVGEAIAVIAKSQPWVEQVVLSDYNFERVKEVQAKLGDTQRFPGEWVDASHQEKIEELAKKYKVDLIMNACDPSFNVPIFEAAFNYGCYYMDMAMSLSEPHPTDPYRQCGVKLGDYQFERAELWEKKGLLAILGLGVEPGMADVFARYAQDYLFDEIEEIGVRDGANLEVRGYEFAPNFSIWTTIEECLNPPVIWEADKGWYTTEPFSEPEIFEFPEGIGKIECVNVEHEEVLLVPRWIKCKRVTFKYGLGDQFINVLKTLKMLGLDNKEPIKVKDVWVAPRDVVAACLPDPAHLGDKMFGKTCAGTWVKGIKDGKPRQVYIYQVADNEECMRRLGCQAVVAQTAFNPVIGWELLEHGIWKGVGVLGPEAFDPLPFMERMESYGFPYKIKEY from the coding sequence ATGAAGGTCTTATTAGTCGGCGTAGGTGGTGTCGGCGAGGCGATCGCCGTGATTGCCAAGTCGCAGCCCTGGGTAGAGCAGGTAGTACTCTCCGATTACAATTTCGAACGGGTTAAGGAAGTGCAGGCTAAACTGGGAGACACTCAGCGATTCCCGGGTGAGTGGGTGGATGCCAGCCATCAAGAGAAAATCGAAGAGCTGGCAAAGAAATATAAAGTTGATTTAATCATGAATGCCTGCGACCCTTCTTTTAATGTGCCGATTTTTGAAGCGGCTTTCAACTACGGTTGTTATTATATGGATATGGCAATGTCGTTATCCGAGCCGCATCCAACAGATCCGTATCGGCAGTGTGGAGTGAAATTAGGCGATTACCAGTTCGAGCGGGCTGAACTGTGGGAGAAGAAAGGTCTGCTGGCCATCTTGGGCTTGGGAGTTGAGCCAGGTATGGCAGATGTATTTGCCCGTTATGCACAGGACTACCTCTTTGATGAAATCGAGGAAATCGGTGTGCGTGATGGGGCAAATCTTGAGGTGCGCGGCTATGAATTTGCCCCGAACTTTTCGATCTGGACTACCATCGAAGAGTGCCTGAATCCTCCTGTGATTTGGGAAGCAGATAAAGGCTGGTATACGACCGAACCATTCTCAGAACCTGAGATCTTTGAATTCCCAGAAGGTATTGGGAAAATTGAATGTGTCAACGTTGAACATGAAGAGGTGTTATTGGTTCCCCGCTGGATAAAATGTAAACGGGTCACCTTTAAGTATGGGCTGGGTGATCAATTTATCAATGTACTCAAGACCCTGAAGATGTTGGGTTTGGATAATAAAGAGCCAATAAAAGTGAAAGATGTGTGGGTAGCTCCACGGGATGTTGTGGCAGCTTGTCTGCCAGACCCTGCCCACTTGGGAGATAAAATGTTTGGGAAAACCTGTGCCGGCACATGGGTTAAAGGCATAAAAGATGGGAAACCACGCCAGGTTTATATCTATCAGGTGGCAGATAATGAGGAATGTATGCGTCGTCTGGGTTGTCAAGCGGTTGTTGCCCAAACCGCGTTTAACCCCGTGATCGGCTGGGAGCTTTTAGAACACGGAATCTGGAAAGGTGTCGGCGTTTTAGGTCCGGAGGCATTTGACCCACTTCCGTTCATGGAGCGAATGGAGAGTTATGGATTTCCGTATAAGATCAAGGAATACTAA
- a CDS encoding Putrescine aminotransferase — protein MPQTLDQAQEYASKWLEIIAKSEVTETEGKQIIEESLYNFAEHFNKGWLEYRKSVTEAGDWAATEWTGSGAIFRDVLGREYIDCLGGYGLFDLGWAHPEVVAAVRNQLNRTPMPSQELIDPLRGVLARLMAQITPGDIKYSFFCASGTEAVEGAIKLAKMYTKKNGFIVAVKAFHGKTMGSLSMMGKADYRQPPGTLYGGPVYHVPFGDADAVERQLDICKKVGIDIAAVLFEPIQGEAGAIVPPDDFWPRVRELTKHYGVLLIADEVQTGMGRTGKLWGVEHWNVVPDILSVAKSLGGGVMPVSAFCSTEEIWQCMMYPNPFIHTTTTGGGALACSAAIAAIHVTLRDRLWEQAAAKGDYIMPKLQELAAKYPQIYHSITGKGLLIGQHFHDAEVGYKVAAGLFKRGVLVAGTLTSAHTIRIEPPLVITYEQIDEVLNRLSDTLAAVSKTIH, from the coding sequence ATGCCTCAAACCTTAGATCAAGCCCAGGAATATGCCAGCAAGTGGTTGGAGATCATCGCCAAAAGCGAGGTGACTGAAACAGAGGGGAAACAGATCATCGAAGAGAGTTTGTACAACTTTGCTGAGCATTTCAATAAGGGTTGGCTGGAGTACCGGAAGTCCGTCACCGAAGCAGGCGATTGGGCAGCCACAGAATGGACGGGCAGTGGCGCAATTTTTCGTGATGTGCTGGGCCGCGAGTACATTGATTGCCTGGGCGGCTATGGATTGTTTGACCTGGGGTGGGCACATCCAGAAGTTGTGGCAGCAGTCCGAAATCAACTCAATCGCACACCCATGCCAAGCCAGGAGCTTATTGATCCGTTGCGCGGTGTGCTTGCTCGCTTAATGGCGCAGATCACTCCCGGTGACATTAAGTACAGTTTCTTCTGTGCCAGCGGCACGGAAGCCGTCGAAGGGGCGATTAAGCTGGCAAAAATGTATACAAAGAAAAACGGTTTTATCGTGGCGGTAAAGGCATTTCATGGTAAAACAATGGGTTCCTTGAGTATGATGGGTAAGGCTGATTATCGTCAGCCGCCTGGAACGCTCTATGGTGGGCCGGTTTATCACGTTCCATTTGGTGATGCGGATGCCGTGGAACGACAACTGGACATCTGCAAGAAAGTGGGAATCGACATTGCAGCGGTTCTCTTCGAGCCCATTCAGGGAGAAGCGGGTGCCATTGTTCCTCCCGATGATTTCTGGCCGCGCGTCCGGGAATTGACCAAACATTATGGGGTTTTGTTAATTGCCGATGAAGTTCAAACCGGGATGGGGCGGACAGGCAAATTATGGGGGGTGGAGCACTGGAATGTGGTGCCAGATATTCTCTCGGTGGCGAAATCCCTTGGAGGAGGAGTGATGCCGGTCAGCGCTTTCTGCTCCACGGAAGAAATTTGGCAGTGCATGATGTATCCCAATCCGTTTATTCACACTACCACCACCGGTGGAGGTGCATTAGCCTGTAGCGCAGCGATTGCTGCCATCCATGTGACCTTGCGGGATCGATTGTGGGAACAGGCTGCTGCAAAAGGTGATTACATCATGCCAAAATTGCAGGAACTGGCTGCCAAGTATCCACAGATCTATCACAGCATTACCGGCAAGGGATTGTTAATTGGCCAACATTTCCATGATGCCGAAGTCGGATATAAAGTGGCAGCCGGACTCTTTAAGCGCGGGGTTCTGGTTGCCGGCACCCTGACCAGCGCTCATACCATCCGCATTGAGCCTCCATTGGTCATCACATATGAACAGATCGACGAAGTCTTAAATCGCCTTTCGGATACCTTAGCTGCGGTATCTAAGACCATTCATTAA
- a CDS encoding putative sodium-solute symporter produces MEMQGYEYAGLVIGGIVFLFLIRLAVGYYASRKVQNAADYIVAGRRLPIYLASASIMATWFAAETMMGASSTAYQYGLQGVVFDPFGAAACLFISGLFFIRLMRRARYLTVVDFFERRFGKEMSFLTSLAQLATYFAWTGAQIVAGGNIIHALLGWPVSTGMILVATIVTFYTFMGGMWADTLLDFMQMFLTAGGVTLIFIGVLNAVGGFRGMVEGAGSLYVSDPFTLLPIKDEGYLGYTGYIGIFYWIAAWLAIGFGSVPTQDLMQRSMAAKNEATSVWGSYIAGILYLTFGVMSPLIGIMMFKLNPNIAPEQTEFLLVTAAMNHLHPVLTALFIAALASALMSTSDSSVLAGASVVTENIVPLFVKEMGEKQKLMLTRIMVLVIGFISIAIALWAGTIYKLAMVAWSILLVGLFAPFAFGMYWKKANKSGAVAALVGGFVSWVILGIFYYQTSTYAICEADFECAFWDAVYISSFPAFIISAIFQVVVSLATQKSDPPMQLTDVDGNPLELKLQLGILSLKEAIWGKPEEEAEITKAIAD; encoded by the coding sequence ATGGAAATGCAAGGGTATGAATATGCTGGACTGGTTATTGGGGGGATTGTATTTTTATTCCTGATTCGTTTGGCAGTTGGTTATTATGCCTCACGCAAAGTACAGAATGCAGCTGATTATATCGTCGCTGGACGACGGTTGCCCATCTACCTTGCTTCAGCCTCGATCATGGCAACCTGGTTCGCAGCAGAAACGATGATGGGAGCAAGTTCTACTGCCTATCAATACGGCTTGCAAGGTGTGGTTTTTGATCCTTTTGGGGCTGCAGCCTGTCTGTTTATTTCTGGCTTGTTCTTTATTCGGCTTATGCGTCGCGCCAGGTACCTGACCGTGGTTGACTTCTTTGAGCGGCGCTTTGGAAAAGAGATGAGCTTCCTGACTTCTCTGGCACAGTTGGCAACCTATTTCGCCTGGACAGGGGCACAAATCGTTGCCGGGGGAAATATCATCCATGCTCTCTTGGGCTGGCCGGTTTCCACCGGTATGATTCTGGTGGCGACCATTGTGACCTTCTATACCTTCATGGGGGGGATGTGGGCAGATACGCTCTTGGACTTCATGCAAATGTTTCTGACTGCTGGTGGGGTGACATTAATCTTCATTGGGGTATTGAATGCGGTAGGGGGATTTCGCGGCATGGTTGAAGGTGCAGGTTCATTGTATGTCTCTGATCCCTTCACATTGTTGCCGATTAAAGACGAAGGATATTTGGGGTATACCGGTTATATTGGCATTTTCTACTGGATTGCGGCCTGGTTGGCAATCGGTTTTGGAAGCGTGCCAACCCAAGACCTGATGCAACGATCGATGGCAGCCAAGAATGAGGCAACTTCGGTGTGGGGATCATATATTGCCGGTATCCTGTATCTAACGTTTGGCGTTATGTCCCCCTTGATCGGAATCATGATGTTTAAGTTAAATCCCAACATCGCTCCTGAACAAACCGAGTTTTTGCTGGTTACTGCAGCGATGAATCATCTACATCCCGTTCTGACCGCCCTGTTCATTGCTGCACTGGCTTCGGCGCTAATGAGTACTTCAGATTCCTCTGTGCTTGCAGGGGCTTCGGTGGTGACCGAAAATATTGTGCCTTTGTTTGTCAAAGAAATGGGTGAAAAACAAAAATTAATGCTCACCCGCATCATGGTTTTGGTGATCGGTTTTATCAGCATTGCCATTGCGCTCTGGGCAGGCACAATCTATAAACTGGCAATGGTTGCCTGGTCGATTTTGTTGGTCGGATTGTTTGCCCCCTTTGCCTTCGGAATGTACTGGAAGAAAGCAAATAAATCCGGTGCAGTGGCGGCGCTGGTGGGAGGATTCGTTTCTTGGGTGATCTTAGGAATCTTTTACTATCAGACATCTACCTATGCCATTTGCGAAGCCGACTTTGAATGTGCTTTTTGGGATGCGGTCTATATCAGCTCATTCCCGGCATTTATCATTTCGGCTATTTTTCAGGTAGTTGTATCTCTGGCTACCCAAAAATCTGATCCTCCAATGCAGTTGACCGATGTTGATGGAAATCCGTTAGAGTTAAAGCTCCAGCTTGGTATATTGTCTTTGAAAGAAGCAATTTGGGGTAAACCCGAGGAGGAAGCAGAGATAACGAAAGCGATAGCAGACTAA
- a CDS encoding Methylmalonate-semialdehyde dehydrogenase, whose amino-acid sequence MAVQVRNYIDGEWKNSKATEYWGVYNPATAEKLGEVPLSPPEEVDEAAQAAQKAFKVWRETPAGDRIQCLFKLKNLLEAHFEELSRQITMECGKTIVEARGEMRRAVENVEVATGIPSLLQGAFSEDIAPGIDEYFIRQPVGVVAIICPFNFPGMIPFWFMPYALACGNAVIVKPSEKVPLTMQKIFALLEQCGFPKGVINLVNGAKETVDAILDHPLIRAVSMVGSTPVARYIYSRAAANGKRAQCQGGAKNISVVLPDADLDTSTKVLADSAFGSAGQRCLATSIVAPVGEVKRDFVEAICEIARNRVVGYGLDEGVEMGPVITPQSKARIEGLIAKAEEEDATILVDGRGTVIKGYEKGNFIKPTVILNIPPQGELFRTEIFGPVLSIMPVNTIEEAIDLVNLGDYGNMACLFTKSGEAARKFRYHVQAGNVGINIGVAAPMAYFPFSGWKESFFGDLHGQSMDAVEFFTQKKVVIERWPKEWTRKF is encoded by the coding sequence ATGGCTGTACAAGTACGCAACTACATCGATGGCGAATGGAAAAACTCCAAAGCAACTGAGTATTGGGGAGTATATAACCCCGCAACTGCAGAAAAGTTGGGCGAAGTACCACTATCCCCACCAGAAGAGGTAGATGAAGCTGCTCAGGCAGCTCAGAAGGCGTTCAAGGTTTGGCGAGAGACTCCGGCAGGGGATCGTATTCAGTGTCTTTTCAAATTAAAAAATTTACTGGAAGCGCATTTTGAGGAGTTATCGCGACAGATTACCATGGAATGCGGCAAGACGATTGTCGAAGCGCGCGGAGAAATGCGTCGCGCAGTTGAGAACGTTGAAGTTGCTACTGGCATTCCTTCTCTGCTACAAGGAGCTTTCTCAGAAGATATTGCGCCGGGAATTGATGAGTACTTTATTCGTCAACCGGTGGGAGTAGTGGCGATCATCTGTCCGTTTAATTTTCCTGGCATGATCCCTTTCTGGTTCATGCCCTACGCGTTGGCTTGTGGAAATGCTGTCATTGTCAAACCATCTGAAAAAGTTCCTTTGACAATGCAGAAGATCTTTGCCCTGTTAGAGCAATGTGGTTTTCCAAAGGGAGTGATTAATCTGGTAAACGGCGCAAAAGAAACGGTGGATGCCATATTGGATCACCCATTGATACGCGCCGTTAGCATGGTGGGTTCAACACCAGTGGCACGTTATATTTATTCAAGAGCAGCCGCCAATGGAAAACGGGCTCAGTGTCAGGGAGGCGCAAAAAATATCTCGGTTGTGTTACCGGATGCCGATCTGGATACTTCGACAAAGGTGCTGGCAGATAGCGCCTTTGGCAGCGCCGGACAACGTTGCCTGGCAACCTCAATTGTTGCTCCCGTGGGAGAAGTGAAGCGGGATTTTGTCGAAGCGATTTGTGAGATAGCCCGCAACCGCGTTGTGGGGTATGGTCTGGATGAAGGGGTGGAGATGGGGCCGGTCATCACTCCGCAAAGTAAAGCGCGCATTGAAGGTTTGATTGCTAAGGCAGAAGAGGAAGACGCTACAATTTTAGTGGATGGTAGGGGAACTGTGATCAAGGGGTATGAGAAAGGCAATTTTATCAAGCCAACAGTAATCCTGAATATTCCGCCACAGGGTGAATTGTTCCGCACCGAGATTTTTGGGCCTGTGCTGAGTATCATGCCAGTCAATACCATCGAGGAGGCAATTGATCTGGTCAATTTGGGGGATTATGGCAATATGGCTTGTTTGTTTACGAAAAGCGGAGAAGCGGCGCGAAAGTTCCGCTACCATGTTCAGGCAGGCAATGTGGGCATCAATATTGGGGTTGCCGCGCCGATGGCTTACTTCCCCTTTAGCGGCTGGAAGGAGAGTTTCTTTGGGGATTTGCATGGACAGAGTATGGATGCTGTCGAATTCTTCACTCAAAAGAAGGTGGTCATCGAGCGCTGGCCAAAAGAATGGACGCGAAAATTCTAG
- a CDS encoding Adenosylmethionine-8-amino-7-oxononanoate aminotransferase, protein MSTQISEAQTIVSKNREYTFFSWSVQNTVQPIPIVRAEGVYFWDADGKRYLDFSSQLMNLNIGHQHPKVVEAIKKQAETLCFAHPGLATKPRGELGEKIAEVTPGDLKKTFFCLGGAEANENAIKIARHYTGRQKILSRYRAYHGATHGAITLTGDPRRLAAEPGIPGVVHFLDPHCYRCPFGWTRETCHRECISHVEEIIHYEGPDRIAAIIMEGVTGSNGLIVPPGDYWPRVREICDKYDILLISDEVMSGWGRTGKWFAVDNWNVVPDMITSAKGITSGYVPLGVVVVRQKIADFFEDKMLWCGLTYSGHPLACAAGLATIQVYQEEHLVENAYELGKYLGEQLEEIKARYSIVGDVRYIGLFSTIELVENRTTKKPLPIPLMQKIGAALKERGLFTYTMASAMGTMIFVIPPLVINKGQLDEGLEIIREVLGNVTLE, encoded by the coding sequence GTGAGCACTCAAATATCTGAAGCACAAACGATTGTATCAAAAAACCGTGAATATACCTTCTTCTCGTGGTCGGTTCAAAACACGGTTCAACCGATTCCGATTGTGCGCGCCGAAGGGGTGTACTTTTGGGACGCGGATGGAAAGCGATACTTGGATTTCTCTTCCCAATTAATGAATCTCAATATTGGTCATCAACATCCCAAAGTCGTTGAAGCCATTAAGAAGCAAGCAGAAACGTTATGTTTTGCCCATCCAGGTCTTGCCACCAAACCACGTGGCGAGTTGGGTGAAAAGATCGCTGAAGTTACCCCTGGCGATCTCAAGAAGACCTTTTTCTGTTTGGGTGGCGCCGAGGCTAATGAAAACGCAATTAAAATTGCCCGCCATTACACCGGCCGTCAGAAGATTCTCTCGCGCTATCGAGCTTATCATGGGGCAACGCACGGAGCGATTACTCTGACTGGCGATCCGCGTCGACTGGCTGCGGAACCCGGGATTCCCGGGGTTGTTCATTTCCTTGACCCTCATTGTTATCGCTGCCCATTTGGCTGGACGCGAGAGACATGCCATCGCGAATGCATTTCGCATGTGGAAGAGATCATTCATTATGAAGGACCCGACAGGATTGCAGCAATCATAATGGAAGGTGTCACTGGCTCAAATGGTTTGATCGTCCCACCGGGTGACTACTGGCCCAGGGTTCGAGAAATCTGTGATAAATATGATATTTTATTGATCTCAGATGAAGTCATGAGCGGATGGGGGAGAACCGGGAAGTGGTTTGCGGTGGATAACTGGAATGTCGTGCCGGATATGATTACCAGCGCCAAAGGGATCACTTCAGGCTATGTTCCTCTTGGTGTTGTTGTGGTGCGCCAGAAGATCGCTGACTTCTTTGAAGATAAAATGCTATGGTGTGGTTTGACCTATAGCGGTCACCCGCTTGCTTGTGCAGCGGGATTGGCGACCATTCAGGTTTATCAGGAAGAGCATCTGGTTGAAAACGCTTATGAACTGGGCAAATATCTCGGTGAGCAATTGGAAGAAATCAAAGCACGTTATTCGATCGTTGGAGATGTGCGCTATATTGGCTTGTTCTCAACCATTGAGTTGGTCGAAAATCGAACGACAAAAAAGCCATTACCGATACCGCTGATGCAAAAAATAGGGGCAGCCTTGAAGGAGCGTGGTTTATTTACTTACACGATGGCGTCCGCAATGGGGACGATGATCTTTGTCATCCCGCCACTGGTTATCAATAAAGGACAACTAGATGAGGGGTTGGAGATTATTCGTGAGGTCTTAGGTAACGTCACTCTTGAGTAA
- a CDS encoding Glutamate-1-semialdehyde aminotransferase, whose product MLRFPKSKAMQERAKRYLPLGVNSNFRYWGEEITPYMEKAQGCYLWDVDGNQYIDYRLGFGPIILGHSYPEVDEFVKKEISRGTMAAMTVELEIEVAEMIVEMCPAVEMVRFACSGTEATMHAIRVARAFTGREKILKFEGMYHGFQDYTLWSTYSPAETYGNRNSPIPIPASSGIPRCIGDLVITVPFNDFEVFDKMMRSYGEQIAGVIVEPCMGNCGAIEPLPGFLNHIRNRCNEYGCVMILDEVKTGFRIANGGAQEFYGIDPDLATYAKALANGYPLAAFGGKREVMSVIGRGVAQGGTFNNNKCGVAAAHATLRALKSQPILKEIEQRGERLKQGLRDIFASQGIPVSVNGYGAMFSFAVGVEQVTDQRSFSHSDQDYYLRLVEAAIERGVMPDHDPREPWFLCYSHTDEVIDRTLEVMEAVIKTTR is encoded by the coding sequence ATGCTTCGTTTTCCGAAAAGCAAAGCGATGCAGGAACGGGCAAAACGTTACCTGCCTTTAGGGGTTAACTCGAATTTCCGCTATTGGGGTGAGGAAATAACTCCTTATATGGAAAAAGCCCAGGGATGTTATTTATGGGATGTTGATGGAAATCAATATATAGATTATCGCCTGGGTTTTGGGCCAATCATCCTGGGACACTCCTATCCTGAGGTTGACGAATTTGTTAAAAAAGAGATCAGTCGCGGCACCATGGCTGCCATGACGGTTGAATTAGAGATCGAAGTGGCAGAAATGATCGTTGAAATGTGCCCGGCGGTTGAAATGGTGCGTTTTGCTTGCTCTGGCACCGAAGCAACCATGCATGCCATCCGGGTTGCCCGCGCATTCACCGGGCGAGAAAAAATTTTGAAGTTTGAGGGAATGTACCATGGGTTCCAGGATTATACCCTCTGGTCAACCTATAGTCCTGCAGAAACATATGGAAATCGAAATAGTCCTATTCCAATTCCAGCCAGTTCGGGTATTCCCCGCTGTATTGGAGACTTGGTGATCACGGTACCGTTTAATGATTTTGAAGTCTTTGACAAGATGATGCGCAGTTATGGGGAACAGATTGCAGGGGTGATTGTTGAGCCCTGCATGGGTAATTGTGGGGCAATTGAGCCCTTGCCGGGGTTCTTGAATCACATTCGCAATCGCTGTAATGAGTATGGCTGTGTCATGATTTTAGATGAGGTGAAAACCGGCTTTCGGATAGCCAACGGAGGGGCGCAGGAATTTTATGGAATTGATCCCGACTTAGCGACGTATGCCAAAGCGCTTGCCAATGGTTACCCATTGGCTGCTTTTGGAGGAAAACGTGAGGTCATGTCAGTCATTGGCAGAGGTGTTGCCCAAGGTGGTACGTTTAACAACAATAAATGTGGGGTGGCTGCAGCTCACGCAACGCTTAGAGCGCTAAAGTCCCAACCTATTCTAAAGGAGATCGAACAGCGAGGGGAGCGTTTGAAACAGGGACTGCGGGACATTTTTGCCAGTCAGGGCATTCCGGTTAGCGTTAACGGATATGGAGCGATGTTTTCTTTTGCTGTCGGTGTAGAACAGGTTACCGATCAGCGAAGTTTTAGCCACAGTGATCAGGATTACTATTTGCGTCTAGTCGAAGCTGCTATTGAGCGGGGTGTGATGCCTGACCATGATCCCCGTGAACCATGGTTCTTGTGCTATTCACATACCGATGAGGTAATCGATCGAACGCTTGAAGTGATGGAAGCGGTCATTAAGACAACCCGGTAA
- a CDS encoding Transcriptional regulator, AsnC family yields the protein MYKIDIIDKKIVDLLIEDGRLTCSEIARRLGISERSARYRLEKLIERDIIRVRAVVNPKSLGYGVVADVMLEVESDCIQEVANKMTEYSCVSYVAYAIGETDVSVQIIARSNEEVYRFVTQVIGKTPGVRKTVTSIVPSVLKDVYQWTIPVEICETDDSLT from the coding sequence ATGTATAAAATTGACATAATTGACAAAAAAATTGTTGATTTATTGATCGAGGATGGAAGATTAACCTGTAGTGAGATTGCTCGCAGGTTGGGAATTTCAGAACGGTCAGCGCGTTACCGCTTAGAAAAGCTTATCGAAAGGGATATCATTCGGGTCAGGGCGGTAGTCAATCCAAAAAGTTTGGGGTATGGTGTTGTTGCTGATGTAATGCTGGAAGTTGAATCGGACTGTATTCAAGAAGTCGCCAATAAGATGACGGAGTACAGTTGCGTGAGTTATGTGGCTTATGCGATTGGGGAAACGGATGTTAGCGTGCAAATTATTGCGCGCAGTAATGAAGAAGTTTATCGTTTTGTCACTCAAGTAATCGGTAAGACACCAGGGGTTCGCAAAACAGTCACCTCCATTGTTCCTTCGGTATTAAAAGATGTTTATCAGTGGACAATTCCGGTAGAGATTTGTGAAACAGATGATTCTCTAACCTAA